The genomic region atatatatatatatatatatatatatatatatatatatatatatatatatatatatatatatatatatatatacacacacacacacacacacaagtgtccaaaaaacaaaaatccaaagTAACAGCAAAacatagatgaaaaaaaaaatatatatatataatgtatgtatgtatgtatccaaAATTAAAGAAGTATCCACAATATACATATAAGGGGGTTTGCTCGAGGTACCACTTTAACGCTTTCACTGACTTGGTTAACAAGCCACTGTCTTGGGGTGTGGCAGCTGCTTGTATAGGCCAAACTACCGCCTTTTTGGGGACCTACCACTCTTTAGGTAAATATCAGGTACAAGTAGTCTCATTTTCACATGTAAACACTTAACACATAATTGTCATCTGGACAACACTAATAAATCTTCCCCAAAACACTTGATTTCGGTATTTCATTGATCAAAATTTCAAAATTGGCAAAAAATCACTTTGCCATTCAACACGTTTAACACATATTGCTAATTTGTGTTTGTTGTTGACATTCTCTGGTTTTTTCTCTGTATGTGCGCAGGTAGAGTGGGGCAGGGATGGCGGTGTGTGCTCTAACTGTGCTTGACGGGCTCGGGGAGGAGGCCACAGCTTTGGGCGGTGTGGTCGTCCTATTCCTGGCTTTGGTTCTGGCCTGGCTGTCCACCCACGTGGCCGACCGCGGAGATCACATTCTGGGGACCATTCTCACTGTGGGCGCCCACGCCTCCCTCATCGGTCTTGGGGGTCACGACAGCTACTCGAGCCCTCCGTCCAGTTCAGAGGCCAGTGAGCAGCCGGACGAGGAACCTGTGGAGGAGGACAAGCAGGAGGAGCCGGAGGGAGGAGATGATGTGGCTGGAGAAGAGCTGCTGGACATTCAGAGCGGGAGAAAGAAGATGAGCTGCCTTCAGGACCATGAGAAGAAAGATGAAGAGGAAGTGGAGGAAGAGGAAGTGGAGGATGAAGCCAGCAGTATTACTGTGAGACTGAAGTTCCTGAATGACACGGAGGAGATCGCTGTGCTCAGACCACAGGACACCGTCGGCTTGCTGAAGAGGTCAGTTGAAACTTTATTTATGAAGtgcttttataaatgaatgataGGAATGTTTTAAAgattcacctgactcatgatTCAATAAgattcacctgactcatgatTCAATAAgattcacctgactcatgatTCAATAAgattcacctgactcatgatTCAATAAgattcacctgactcatgatTCAATAAgattcacctgactcatgatTCAATAAgattcacctgactcatgatTCAATAAgattcacctgactcatgatTCAATATGATTCACGagactaatctcacgattcagtcacgatttttttaactaaattatttaaacaaatttaaggtaaagagccctttcatttattttttaaatgctgcccattttttgcaaaataatatattttctgccataactaaactgctcttttaaaaacaatttccaaaaaaataaatgataatgatacAAGCTAAAGAAGACtcactaatataaacaaactaaaactgtgactgtgctggaaTTTGacgttttttaaatgaaatatcagcatatctatgttttgtggcataagctgagatctttgcacatttacaatgtcccctgctgatgtaAAAACTCCTTCACTGgagactgagatggctggtgtggagaggaaaggcTTTCCTCAGTGTGTACAGAGAaggtcaataggccctctgctccaggggactggccactggcagAAAAAAACTGATTAATTATAAATAGACTAATTATATAATAGAATGAGGAgatgaacatgattatgaaggtgaatcaTTAATATTACTTATATAATTAGTATAAGTGTCAGTGTAATACACTTAAGAAGAGATGATCTtgaacattttaaacattcactaataataaccaaaatattaaaatatgcaactaATTAGAAAATGAGAGGGTAGAAATAATCTAAGATGATCTAATTAAAGTTAGCACTCGTCAGAGCAAGTGGAGCTGCCAATGCCACAGTCCTCGTTGTTTGGCTTGTTAATAGCTTTTGTGTATAaacgtctgtgacagtagtttttcactgtgctgcatcatatttgtttttctgttagtgtaagtaaacgtctttttgcaatatttgcacagtttgttttgtctggtgcCCCTCACCACTGTCATTTTACTCTACCTGCACATCAGGCAGCAAGAGGTGGTACGGCAAAGCGAGAttgcgcctgtaaacacagcgccccctctgttaaaaacatgtattgtgattcattcaacatttgtaCTGATTTGAATCATCGCATATTTAAATCGATTTTCAACCGACTCAcggtgaatcattacatccctgATGTATGATGAACTCCATATGCTCATTGGCATGGACCAGTAGAAgaatctgacggtatgataaccttggataaaaatatcaatgTTTCATGGTATCaagtattgtgattattgctctaaaatatgttctgtttaaatgtctgggtaataaaCAACAAACTTTTacccccctttgaacacaatataatttattttaagcaaCATTACAAATATTTTGTAACCGTAAACATCTCAGGCTAAattatttaaccaaatcattgacttctgcggtCTTCATTCGTTTCTTTACAACtttaaaaggcatctttggagatctttcttGTCTGTGGATATAAAGTAAGCTGCTGCActgttgaattgaattgttttccaaatgtttgctgaatcgtgTGCTAACCAGTACTTTTAATGTTGGTGCTCCTTTTCTGGAGATAAATTATCTTTTATCTGGAGATAAAATAGTCGCAAAAAAACGTGTTTAAAAAGCTTGCATATACCTCAGGAATGGTAGaacagaaaataattaaatttttaaaaccttgacgttCCAAACCATGATAAACTTTGATACCCGCTATCATCTCATGCCTACCTGTGTCCGTGAAGACATTTTTCTGAGGCATCATCTGAGCTTTATGTCAGGGCACTTGTAAAAAGAGTTCAGGCATATGATGGAATTTTCAAATGTCTATTCTAGACATACGCCAATATTCAGTATATTGTGGTGATGAACATATCATAAGCATTTCAAATTACTCtgaagaattatttattatttaaagttttagaGTGTATTTTAAGAATATTCACATTATTTTATTGGCAATAGTTCATCACAGCCCCCACATGCTTGAAGGTTTAATaggtgatttattttcattttcccaTGTTAATCTGTCTTGAGATAATACTGAAAATTCTGTGACTCTTTAATAGTGCTggacgatttggcctaaaatctaaatcttgattaactggacattttaactcaattatcATTAATGAacgataattttatttatttatttaattttatgccctcatagttcactgacaggttttgcaCAGTAAATCTGCTCACATAttaagtgagagatttctgaatgtaGGGTGCAGTACTTGGTTTCAAAATAATAGAAGGAAACACACagtctactatctatgattatttattgaacatcaacgctgaacaactgaaatttaaAACACATATTGCCTAAAAAGAAGAGTCAAAAAGAACTaaggaaagtaattgaaataatCGACCTggaaaatttgatcgattatagcttctgaatgttgatttcgattactcTGAGTAATCCTCCAGCCCTACTCTTCatatgttttctgtttgtttactcTGTACAGGAAAAtgctatttaatttaaatgaacatCACTAAAGTCGATGTAATGACGATTACAAAACTGTTTATTAATCTTAGGTTTTGTTGATTTCTTATTTAATGTGTCATAATGCTTTAAAATTAACTGTCATAATTGGTTTATTAAATAGAGTAAATAACAAATACAATCCATATTTTAATTAGCTTTAACTGACTGTTGATttgaatgcattaactaacattcaGAGACTCTTACTTTATAATCATTTTGccatttgattcatttaaagcatacgtttactctgaacatgcatatacaataaagcaatacactatAGATCCTATATTGAGGGATAACagtggtcctaacgtatttcctgctTTAGATTCtacatttctatagcttctgagaatccaaaaaggtccacatattgctAAAAATGTTATGACCACAGTGTTAATATTAGTTATGAATGAATCGTCTCTTTTTACAGTTGTGCAATAGTATGAATACAGGCAGGAACTGTTCTTGGGTCAATGATATCCCCGTATTAAGAGTCATCTTTTTTAGATGAATGTCACGATAATACCGCAAACTGTGATTTAAAAGATTCAGCAATTAATCATAACAAGAACACTGGATACCTACAGAAGCCTAGTCTAGTTTGACATTGAAAGTCAGGggattttagatttatttatgttttggaatatcagggattttagtttgtattgtgatgttttatttatCTCATTGTTTTATGATTTGTCTGTTGTTATGGTTGGGCTATTTTACAGTAACATTATTACTCCTTTCATGCTTGTCATCCAGCAATcacttaaatgaatagttcatcctgaatgaaatgacctctttatttattttccctccTGTGGTGTTAAATCTATGAGTTTCTTtgtactgttaaacacaaagggagatattttgaagaatgctggttgctgggaacCATCAACTTCCATAACAGAAAGTAAAATTCGTAGTCTGGAAGTCGATGAgccccagcaaccagcattcttcaaatgatctttaatgttcaacagaagaaagaagaaaacaaagaaactcaaatagatcCTTTCACAAGACAGTGACGACACATTTCAACGGacattacatttataaagcaATAATTATGAAGCAGTACTTTGTAAtctgatgcaaagatgatataatacaaacaAGGTTAATGCTTGTGTGAGGTGTTACTAAAGCAGCGTCGTTGTTTActcacaaatctttttttttttgagtatatTGGAATGCAAAAAATTATTTGTGGTACTCTCATTATACTGTCAGCTTTTGCTGCTGAGAAACAcggaaatgtgaaaaaaaaaagttctgtagg from Danio aesculapii chromosome 3, fDanAes4.1, whole genome shotgun sequence harbors:
- the tmub2 gene encoding transmembrane and ubiquitin-like domain-containing protein 2 gives rise to the protein MAVCALTVLDGLGEEATALGGVVVLFLALVLAWLSTHVADRGDHILGTILTVGAHASLIGLGGHDSYSSPPSSSEASEQPDEEPVEEDKQEEPEGGDDVAGEELLDIQSGRKKMSCLQDHEKKDEEEVEEEEVEDEASSITVRLKFLNDTEEIAVLRPQDTVGLLKSKYFSGREHQIKLIYQGQLLQDPQRSLLSLNITHNSVLHCHISQAQAQREAAEDGPRVSRVSILSGGLRSAGVALSTGGLVIPVFVVLLAVIWYFRINYRQLFTAPATISLVGVTVFFSFLIFGMHSR